The genomic stretch CCTTGTCGAAAAAAGCATCGAATCCGACCATGGCGAAATTGACGGTCAAGGCATTGAGACATTGCCGAGCAACCAGCCCTTCTGTTTCGAAACGTCTGGCCGAGGTCAGAATATCTGCCGAAAAGAGCAGCCATTGCCCCACGGCCAGAACGCGGTCAGCCAGGTGGGTATCCTCAAGAAGCGGGAGGTTCTCATCAAACCGGCCCAGTTCGGCAAAGAAGTCGGCCGCCATCATGAAACCCTGATCCCCGTGGATGCATTGAGGACGATTCAGCCTGGCCTTGGCTTCATAATAAAAGTACCCTTGGTGCGGTTTGTTCTTTTGGCGCAGAAAACGTAAGGAGAAGCGGCCGGCAAGGCGTCGATGTCCGCAGTGTTCCCAGGCTGCCGAAAGGGATTTCAGGCCGACGGCCAACGCCAAAGGGTGAGAAAAACAGGAGTCGGCATGGAGAAAGAGGAGGACAGGAGCTGTGGCATGGCGGGCACCGGCATTGAGCTGGGACGCCCTCCCCTTCTGGGATCGGAGAACCCGACAGGCAAAAGGGACGGCGGCAGCGAATTTTCTGCCCACGGCGAAGGTGTCATCGGCCGACCCTCCATCGACCAGGATCACTTCAAACTGAATCCCCGCCTGGCATTCAAAGCTGGAAAAAAGAGTGGGTATTGTCGCTGCCTCATTGTAGACGGGCACGATAACGGACAGTTGAGGAACGGGGTCAGCTGTTGGAAAATGCTCCAAGACATCCTCCTGAAAAACAAAAAGGCGAACCGGAAGGTCCGCCTTTTTGTTTTCAATCTCTAACGTCTCACCTGCCGGCGCGTTTGCGCAGGGAGTCGACGCGATCGGTTTTCTCCCAGCTAAACTCAGGCAGTTCCCGGCCAAAGTGCCCGTAAGCCGCCGTCTTGCGATAGATTGGACGCAGCAGATCAAGGGTCTTGATGATGCCAGCCGGCCGCATATCGAATTCTTCCTGAACAATGCGGGCAATATCGTTGGATGGAATTTTACCCGTACCGAAGGTGTTGATCATCACCGATACAGGTTCGGCAACGCCGATAGCATAGGCGAGCTGGACTTCGCATTTGCTGGCGAGGCCGGCAGCGACGACGTTCTTGGCGACATAGCGGGCCATGTACGAGGCACTGCGGTCGACCTTGCTGGGATCCTTGCCGGAAAAAGCCCCGCCGCCGTGCGAGCCCTGGCCGCCGTAGGTATCGACAATAATTTTACGCCCGGTGAGACCACAGTCTCCCATGGGTCCGCCAACGACAAAACGTCCGGTAGGATTAATGAAATACTTGGTTTTTTCATCGAGGAGTTCGCCCGGGATAATCGGCTTGATGACTTCTTCCATGATGAATTCCCGGAGGGTGTCGTAACTTACGTCAGGGGTATGCTGCGACGAAATAACGACCGAATCGACCCGGATAGGCTTGTCGTTGATGTACTGAATGGAAACCTGCGACTTGCTGTCAGGGCGAAGAAAGGAAACCATCTTGCCCTTGCGCACATCGGCCAACCGCTTGGTCAGACGATGGGCAAACATGATGGGCATAGGCATCAGTTCAGCCGTTTCGTCACAGGCATAACCAAACATGAGGCCCTGATCCCCGGCGCCCTGATCCTTGAACAGGCCCTCCCCCTCGGTAACCCCTTGCGAGATATCGGGAGACTGCCGGTCAATAGAAGTCAGGACGGCGCAGGTTTCGTAATCAAACCCCATGGAAGAATCGTCGTAACCGATTTCTTTGATCGTATTCCGCACGATTTGCGGCATATCCACGTAAGCGCTCGTGGTAATCTCGCCGGCGATCATGGCCATACCTGTGGTCACGAGAGTCTCACAGGCCACGCGGGCCTTGGTGTCCTGGCTGAGAATGGCGTCAAGAATAGCATCCGAAATCTGGTCGGCCACTTTATCCGGGTGGCCTTCGCTTACCGATTCGGATGTGAACAGGAAATCAGTCATTGGCATGGGTTCTAGTCTCCCTTGTCAGGTGGTGAACAATGATCGCTCGAAACGTGGAATTTTAACCAAAATGTCCTGCACTGTCAAGCCGGTTGCCGCCCTAGAAAGCTTTTTGCTCAAAAAGGTCGGGGAATCGCCGCGTCATGACCTCCTCAAGATGTTGTTTTACCTCACTGGCCGTGGAGAGTTTCATCAGGTTGTGCAGCAATTTCTCGCCATCGTCCCGCCGAACTTGGCGAAGAATTCTTTTGACCCTGGGGATGCCGGGGGCGTTCATCGACAATTCGGTAAAACCAAACCCCAGGAGTACGAGGGCGTACATTGGCTCACCAGCCATTTCACCGCACATGCCGATTTCAATGTCGGCGGCTTTTGCCGCTGCGCAGATCATACGGATGCCCTCAAGCACGGCCGGGTGCAGCGGTTCGTAAAGATAGGCCACATGCTCATTGCTGCGATCGACAGCCAGGCAATACTGAATCAGATCATTGGTTCCGATCGAGAAAAAATCAACCTCGCGGGCCAACAGGTGAGCAATGAGAGCGGCTGAAGGGGTCTCGATCATGATCCCCACTAGAATATGTTCATCGAATGGAACGCCTTCCGCCACAAGTTCGGCTTTGGCCTCTTCCAGGCAGGATTTGCAGGTTCTTATTTCGGCCACACCGGAAATCATCGGGAACATGATGCGAACCTTCCCAAAAGCGGATGTTCTGAGAATGGCCCGCAATTGGGTCTTAAAAAGACGTCGTTCCTTGAGAGAGAACCGTATGGCCCTAAGCCCCATCGCGGGGTTGGATTCATCCGACAGATTAATCTCGGGAACAAACTTATCCCCGCCGACATCCAGAGTGCGAATCGTCACGACTTGAGGCTTCATCTGTTCAACGATATCGCGATAGGCTTCGACCTGCTCCACCTCAGAAGGGGGAACCAGGCGGTTCATGTACAGAAACTCCGAGCGATAGAGGCCTATGCCTTCAGCTCCCTGTTGCAAGGCCAGGGGGACCTCTTCGGAGATTTCGACATTTCCACGCAAGGCCACGCGGTGTCCATCAAGAGTGATCGCCGGCAAATCCCGGTAGTTGAGAAGTTCACGCTCCTGATACTCGAAAATCTGCTTTTTCCGCAAATATTCCTTGAAGAGGTCTTCGCTCGGATGCAGGATCATGATGCCGGCGGTGCCGTCAATGATGACGGGCGTGCCACCCGGCACAAAGGAAGTCACGTTTTCAAGGCCGACGACGGCCGGAATACCCATGGATCGGGCCAGGATAGCGGTATGCGAGGTTCTGCCGCCGACGTCGGTCACAAATCCGACAATCTTGCTTTTGTCCATCTGCATGGTGTCGGCAGGAGAAAGGTCGTGGGCTATGACGACGACTTTGCGATCGATATCCTTGAGCGATTGCTGGTGTTCACCCAGGAGATTCCGTAGAAGCCGTTCCCCCACAAAATCCATGTCGGAGCGCCGTTCCCGGAGATATTCGTCATCAATGGTTTCAAAGACCTTGCGAAATTTATCCAGGGTCCGTTTCAGTGCCCCTTCCGCATTGATCTTTTCCTCGCGGATCAGCTTCCTGGTTTCGTCAAGAAGCATCTGGTCCTCAAGGATCATCAAGTGGGTATCGATGATATAGATATGCTCGGACAGGTCCCTGTCCGTCACACTTTGTTTGACCTCTTCGAGCTGCTTTTTGGACAGATTGACCGCGGCCATAAAGGCCGCTATCTGCTGATCGACCGACTCCTCATCAATCGTTCGCTCCACGGCGGACATACGCGCCCGGTTGACCATATAGGTCTCCCCGATGGCGATGCCGGGTGAAGCACCGATTCCAATGAGCATCGTATCCTGCAACAGATCAGTCTTCTCCGAAGCCGTCATCGATCAACTTTCCAATCGCCGTCATCGCGTCCGCTTCATCGGCACCGTCAGCGGACACATAAATCGTCGAGCCCTGCGGTGCCGCCAGCATGAGCAGCCCCATGATGCTTTTCCCGTTTACCTCCAGGTCATCTTTCCTGACGGTTATTTCACTTTTGAACTGGTTGGCGGTCTGCACCAACTGGGCCGCTGCCCGGGCATGCAGGCCGAGCCTGTTTCGGATCCTGAATTCTTTACCGTCCATCACCACTCCCCTAGCTACCGAACCATGCCATCACAATCAGCAAAAAAACACCAAACATAACCATGAATAAAATCGAGGCCCGGCGGTGAATCATCCAGGCAACGCCGCCGACAGCGGCCAGGATTCCAAACCCCCATAGAGGGAAAATTTCTTCTTTTTCCATAAGCTGGAAAGATAAAAAGGCGGTCAGCCCCCCTAGCAGAACAACGGTTGCCTCCTTGATCCTGAGTGCCAGGTCAGGCAGACTTCGCTTCTGCAGAATCTCCACAACCTGCAGGCCGCTACGATAGCCGCGGAAAAATCCTCCGACCCTCATCCAGAGGTGAGGCGTATTGAACAGGAGTAAAAAAACCACAGGTGCCCACAGTGACCCCTTGATCGCAAAAAACAGGGAGACGGCGGCGGCCAGCGGACGAAGGGCCCCCCAAAAAAGAGCATCACCCATGGCAGCATAGGGCGCCATGGTCATTTCCTTGAATTCCCCGACCCCGAGCATGGAATCCTGTCCGCAGGTACCAGCCTCTTCCAGGGCCAGAGCAGCCCCGAGTACGGGCGAAGCCATATAGGGATGGGTATTGAAATAGGAAAGATGACGCTGAAAAGCCATAGACAGTTCCTGCCCCTGGTAAAGAAATCGCAATCCCGGCGCCATGACGTAAAGAGCCCCCAAACTTTGCAGCCTTTCGAAGTTCCAGCTGGCCTGAAGCAAAAAGAGTCGCGGTAGAATTTGCGCGATAATTTTGGCAGGCAGTTTGTGGTTCATAGCGTTCATCCGTTAAAGGAGCCAGAGGGTCAGGTATACCGTGACGAAAGAGGCCGTAAACAAAGTGGCTTTGCGAGTCACGTTGATGGTGCCGATAATGGCTCCCGCCCCGATACAGGGAAAGGTGACAATCCACCAGATCACCGATCGGTCAATCAGAGGGGATACCAGCGGACCAAGCCAGGTCATAAGGACCGTCCCCGCAACAAAGAGGACAACAAAGGTGGCGAGAGCAGCCAAGGCGAAGTTTCCTAGTCCCCTGAGATGAAATCCTTCAATCTCGTCCACTCTTCCCTCTGCCACGGCTTCTTCCGCTTTGGTTAAAAGACGTCCGTTGCCATGACGTGCCGCCCTGTCGAAAAGCTGCCCGACCTTGCCGAGAGGCAGCGTGACGATTGTTGCCAGAATAGCCAATGTCGGCCCCTCATACCCTTGCAAAGGACCCGAGATGGCGGCCAGGGCGGTGGCCGCCACGGCCACCTGGGTATCGTCCGGCGGGATGGCTGCTCCCACGGGAAGACGCCCCAGCCAAAGCAGTTCGACCAGAACCCCCACAAGCAAACCGGCTTCGGGGTCACCAAGCAGCACACCGGTCAGCGGTGCGGCGACGATGGGGCGAGAAAGCATGAACTGCCACATGGCCGTTCGGTCAATCCCGGCAAAGATGGCGACAAGGCAGGCAAGGATGATTTTGTCGATAGGCATATTATTTTATGGAGGCCCTGACCAGCTTATCCCATCTCTGTTTTCTGTCCGACGGAAAGCACTGGGAGACGATATCGATTCCATCCTGCTCCAGAGAACGAAGGTTCTCAATATCTTCATCATTGAGGGCCAGCGTACAGGTGACCCGAAACTTGCCGGTGCCGCCGTGCATATTCCCGAGATTGAGCTCGGTAAATACCATACCCAACTCATGAGCGTGGCGGCTGTCGGCAGAGTTGGCAAAGAGAATCATGACCCGCTTGCCGGCCAGATCGTCCGAAGCCAGCAATCGAACGGCGGCCTCGACGGTTTCAATTTCAACGCGAATATTTTTGGGTACAGCCGCTTTCATCAGCATTTTCTGAAAAGGCTGCTCGGGCAGCGAATCGCTGGCAACAACGATGCAATCAGCCCGCGTGGCAGGAACCCAGGATTCGAGAACTTGACCGTGAATCAATCGGTTATCAATGCGAGCCAATACAATGCTCATAAAACAGGATTCTCCGAGAAATCGTCCCTCAGGACAGCATATCGCTGGCCAGATAAATACTCTGCTGGCCATAGGCCCTAAGCATGGCACCCAATTCATGAAAGGGAACGGATTCCTGGCTGTTGAGCAATTTGATGATCATCGGCAGATTAACGCCGGTCAGAACATCGACTCTGTCCTTTTCAAGAAAGGAGATCGCCATATTGGCCGGAGTCCCGCCGAACATGTCGGTCATAACCAGAACGCCGTCGCCATCGCCTCCCACTGTTTCAATGGCCCGGCCGATTCGCTCTCGAATCGTCTCGACACTGTCTGTCTGTTGGATACAGATCGCCATGACGTTTTTAACAGGCCCGATGATCATTTCCGCTGCCCGAATGAATTCTTCGGCCAGATTGGAGTGGGTCGCGATAACCAGACCGACCATGAGCTATCCTTTCGCTATATCCCGATGAACCACTTCGAGTGAGATTCCTTCGATATCAAAAACAGACCGTAGTGCTTCAACAAGAGTCACACTCCGATGTCGCCCCCCCGTGCAGCCAATGGACAGGGTCAGGTAGCTTTTACCTTCGGAACGGTACTGCGGCAGCAGAAACTCGAGAAGCCCAGTGAAACGCTGAAGAAATTCCTGACAGGACGGTTGATTTAAGACAAACTCCTGCACGGCGGCATCCTTACCGGTGAATGGCCGTAAATCTCTGACAAAGTGAGGATTCGGCAGAAAGCGGACATCGATCACCAGATCAGAACCCGGCGGAATACCGTAGCGAAAGCCGAATGACTGCAGGCATACGGCCAAAGGAGAACTGCCCTCATGACCGCAGACCGCATTGATGACCTTGTCACGCAACTGATGGGGACTCAACTGAGTCGTATCGATGAGGGTCGTACTCAATTTTCGCAGAGGGTCCAGAAGCATTCTTTCACGCAGAATGCCCTCTTGAACCCCCCCGTTAAGTGACATGGGATGCCGCCGCCGGGTTTCCGAGTAGCGCCGAACGAGCATTTCATCCGTCGCATCAAAAAAAAGGATTTCAACTTCATGCCCCTGCTGCGCCATCGAGGCCAGAACTCTCTCGCAGCCGTGCAGAAAACTGCGACTGCGAACGTCCATTACCACAGCAATCCCCTGAGCGTCGGTCCTCTCCTCCTGGGTTACCTCAAGAAATTTGGGCAGCATCACCGGCGGGAGGTTGTCTACAACAAAAAAACCGTCATCTTCAAGGGCACGGGCAGCGGTACTTTTCCCAGAACCGGACATTCCCGTGATAATGATCAGGCGCATGCAGAATTACTCCAGATTGTCCCCTATGATGGTATGAGCATGAAGGCGGGCCATTTCTGCCATACGCTTTTCCAGGCGATCCTGAAATTCGATGGCACTGTGATATCCCATTTCCTTAAGAATCTGGTTGCGCGCCGCCACTTCGACAATGGAGGTCATGTTTCGGCCGGGACGCACGGGGATTTTAAGAAGAGGAATTTCAACACCCAGAAGACTGTAGGTTTGCTCTTCCAAGCCGAGTCGGTCATATTCCCGCCCTTCTTCCCACTCCACCAGTTCCACAGCGAGGTCTATCTTTTTCCGTTCACGGATTGCCGCCACGCCAAAAAGATGCTTGATGTTGATGATACCCAGACCTCGAATTTCCATGTGATAGTGCAGCAGGTCGCTTCCCTCGCCGAAAAGAACGGCGGGGAGTTTCAACCGAACCTTGACGACATCATCGGCTACAAGTCGATGCCCTCGCAACACCAGGTCGAGGGCACATTCACTTTTACCCATGCCGCTTTTACCCAGGATAAGAACGCCGACACCAGCCACTTCGACAAGAACGCCGTGAACTGTCGTTGCGGGCAGCAGGCGTTCTTCCAGAAATTTTGTAATTAGAGAAATAAAGGTGGAGCTTTGATGGTGGGTTCGTAAAAGAGGCGTGCCTTGATTTTCTGTCTCCCGAATGAGCATTTCAGGAGCTTCCTGCCCCTTCGTAATAATAAAGCAGGAGTTGTCCAGCGCGATCAGTTGTCGCAAATTGGTAGCAGCGGTATCGGGAGGGAGATGGGCAAGATAGCTAAGTTCGGTAGACCCCAGAACCTGAATGCGGTCAGGATGAAGATTGGTGATATATCCGGCCAGGGCCAGTCCTGGTTTCTGGATACGGGGCACTGTGACCAGGTTGCTCAGCCCCTTTTCACCCGCAAGCAGCTCCAGGTCAAGCCCAGCCTCTTTTTCACTCAATAATTCCTGGATACTCAGACCTGGCATGGGATTTTTCCTGTACAAAAGAAGTCGAAGGAGAAATGACCGAACAATCTGAAAGAAACCTGAGTGAAGTTTTGTTTACAGCTTTTCTTCCTCTTCAATGATGATGGAGTAGATGTCGCCTGCGCTGTCGGCCTGAAGAAGCCTCTGCCGAACTTGGGGATTTTTCAACAATTTGGAAATGCGGGCAAGGGTTTTCAGGTGAATCCCTACTGATTCTTCAGGCGCAATCAGAAGAAAGAAAAGGTGAGCCGGCTTGCCGTCCATGGAGTCAAAATCGACCCCGTCACGACTTCGGCCGAAAGAAATCAAAAGGTTGCTGATGTTTTTAAGTTTACCGTGCGGAATGGCGACCCCATCACCAATCCCGGTGCTTCCCAGCTTTTCCCGCTCCAGGAGCACTCGCATCACTTCGTCGCGATCGAGGCTTTTGTCGGTATGGACAATAGTGTCCGTCAACTCGGCAAGCACATCGTTCTTGCCCTTGGCCTTCAGGTCATCCGCAATAGCAGAAGCGTTTAAAAAATCCGCAATCTTCATGTTTCTTCAAGCAGCCTTTCAGGATTCGCTCAAATCAGTGGGGGGAAGGATACACTATCCTTCCCCCCATCGCAATTGTTTTACCTTTTACTTGCTTTCAGGTGCAATCAGGCCGTAATTGCCATCCTTGCGGCGATACACAACGTTGATCTCCTCGGTTTTGTCGTCCGTGAAAACCAGAAACTCCTTGTGCAGCAGATCCATTTGCATGACGGCCTCTTCGACAGACATCGGCTTCACCGAAAAGCGATTGGTGCGCACAATGACGGGTTGTTCAGCCCCCTCATCGATGCTTTCTGCCGCCAGCACGGTTTTCTGAACCTGTCTTTCACGCCCGGAAAGCGGTTTGTGCTTCTTGAGTTTTTCTTTATAACGCTTCAATTGACGCTCGATTTTATCCACCACGGCGTCAATGGCCGCATACATGTCGTTGGTCTCTTCCGATCCCTTGATGGTGATTCCCTTGGCTACCAGATTGACTTCGGCACGATGTCTGATCTTCTTTTCGACGGAAACAACCACCTGGGCATCGATGGGCTCATCGATATACTTTTTTACGCGGTCGAGTTTTTCTTCCACATAGGCACGAACCGGATCGCTAGTTTCCATATGTCTGAATGTTACGGCAATCTGCATAAAAACCTCCTGTTGAAGATATCCCTGGGGGATCAAGTCGCTTCTTATTAAATTATAACTCCGATTACCGGGATGGCCACGCCGCCGTTAATCAAAAGTGACGCTTACGCTCAGTAGATGAGCCAATCCCGAGCATTTCTCTATATTTGGTAACAGTCCGACGGGCAATATCGATTCCGTGGCCACGCAAGAGTTCAACCAGTTTCTGATCAGAATAGGGTTTTTTCACGTTTTCACCGCTGATGATCTCCTTGATTTTACTCTTGACGCTTTCAGAGGCGATGGTTTCGCCCTGGGTTGTACTGATCCCGCTATTGAAGAAATATTTCAATTCAAAAAGCCCTTGCGGGGTCTGCACGTATTTGTTCGTTGTTACCCGACTAATGGTCGACTCATGCATCTCGATATCTTCCGCCACGTCACGAAGAACGAGAGGTTTGAGGTATTCGATGCCCCGGTCGAAGAAGTCCCGCTGGAACTTCACAATGGATTTGGTCACCTTGTAGATGGTCCGCTGCCGCTGGTGGATGCTCTTGATCAGCCACATGGCTCCGCGCATCTTTTCCTGAATGTGCTCACCGGCCTTCGCGTCAATATCAGAACCACCTGAAAGCGCGCTGCGGTAGAAGGAGTTGATGCGAAGATTCGGCAATCCTTCGTCATTCAGGACAACGACGTATTCGTCCCCGATTTTGTATACGCTGACATCCGGCACGATATAGTGGGAATCTTCCTGCCAGTAGGGTCGGCCAGGCCGAGGGTCAAGATGAGAGATAACTTTGGCGGCGCCGAGCACCTCATCCAGAGAGACACCGAGCGCTTTGGCAATCGCAGGATACTTGCGGGATTCCAGATCTCCTATGTGGTTCTCCAGGATGGCCACAACGGTAGAATTATCGAGTTCAAGCTGTTCAACCTGTTTCAGAAGACATTCCTGAAGATTGCGACTGGCCACGCCAACGGGATCGAAATCCTGTACTTTCTTGAGAACAGATTCGATGGCCGGTATTTCCGCGTGGACCTGCTCGGCAATTTCTTCCAAAGTAGCGATCAGATAGCCATCCTCATTCAGGTTGCCGATAATCTCTTCTGCAATCTGGCGCTCCGTCTCATCAAAAGGAGACAGGTTCAATTGCCACAGCAGATGGTCAGTGAGAGTCCCCTTTTTGGTGATGAGATTTTCGTAGGAGGGGCGATCATCATCTTCTTCGTAGTAGTCGGCCGTTGATCCTCCGAGGCTGTATCCTTCGAGGTACGTTTGCCAATCGATATCCCCCAGGCCTTCCGATTCTCCCTTGACCTCTTTCACCTCTTCGGAAGAGGCCTGCGCCATCTCCGCCTCGTCGCCGGAATCCGGGCTTTTCTCAATCTCCTCGACGGACTCGACCCCTTCCTCAAGAAGCGGATTTTCCTCAAGCTCCTGCTGCACCATGTCAACAAGCTCCATGCGGGAAAGCTGGAGAAGCTTGATCGCCTGCTGGAGTTGCGGCGTCATGACCAGTTGCTGACTCAGTTTAAGCTGTTGCCGAATCTCTAAAGCCATGTCACTCCCGAAGAGACGTCTGGACCTTTCCATGCAAGGTCCAAAAGGTGCCGTTAAAGTTTGAACTTATCCCCAAGATAGATCGCCCGGGCTCTTTCACTCCCGGCAATTTCAGCGGGGGTTCCATACTCCAGGATGCCCCCTTCATTAAGTATGTAGGCACTGTCACAAACACCCAGGGTTTCACGCACGTTGTGGTCCGAAATAAGAACGCCGATACCACGGGCCTTCAAATCGCCAATGATATTTTGGATGTCCATGACAGCTATCGGGTCAATCCCGGCAAAAGGCTCATCCAACAGGATGAAAGAAGGTTCAATGACCAGGGCCCTGGCAATTTCAAGCCGTCTCCTTTCGCCACCGGAGAGGGCATATCCATAAGTTTCGGCTACGTGGCTGAGACGGAATTCTTCCAAAAGGCGATCTTTCCGTTTCCTGCATTCGGCCGCAGGGATATTGAGCGTTTCCAGAATAGCCAGTAAATTCTGGGCCACCGTCAGTTTTCGAAAAACCGAAGCCTCCTGAGGGAGATACGATATACCGGCCCGCGCGCGCTGGAACATGGGGAAATCCGTCAACTCGAGGTCATCGAGGAAAACCCTTCCAGAATCAGGGCGTATCAACCCCACGACCATGTAGAAGGAAGTCGTTTTCCCGGCGCCGTTGGGCCCAAGAAGGCCGATAACCTCACCGGAAGAGACCGCCAGATCCACGCCACGGACCACCTGACGGCCCTTGTACGCCTTGCAGAGCCCCTGAGCCGATAACTTGCGACTCACGGACTTTCCTCTTTCGGATGAAAGATGGCCTGCACTCTGGATCCTCCGGCGCTGCTCACAGTGCTTCGTTCCTCCTGGAGATAGACGGTGATTTCGTCGCCGCTGACCGAGTTTTCACCTTGAAACAGTTTGGGATTCCCGGTCAGAACCATTTTCTTCTCTGTATTGAAGAGAGTGCCCTGCTGCCCCGTTGCCACGCGGTCACCCTGAACGATTCGCACATCGCCAATGGCGACCACCTTTTCCACTTCGCGGGATTCGCTACTATAGACCAGGCGCATCTCCTGGGCATAAATGACAACCTCACCTTGTTTGGCCACAACATTCCCGAGAAAGCGAACCTCTTTCCCTGCCTGGTCAGCTTCGAGCCGGTCGGAAACCACATGGATCGGCTCATTGCGATTACCGAGACTGTCAGCAGCATTTTCCTGAGCGAAGACCCCACAGGGTGCCAGCAGACAAGTCAACAGGATGAACACCGAGACCCAGGTTTTCATAGTCCCCCCCCCTGCCCTTCAATAACGGCAGAGACCCGGCGAAGAACGCTGATTTTCCTGGTATCTATATGAAGCAGCATACCGTTTCCCTTAATATCGGCAGCACCGGAAAGAAGGCGAACATCATCATCCGTCCGGATATACCTGTCTTCCGCGGTAAAAGTGAGGGCATCGGTATAGAAGGTATAGCCTTCCGGGCTTTTCACCACGACATTCCCCTCTACCTGAACAACCTGAGGATCAGAAAAGAACTTTCCCCTGTCAGCGGTCAGAGTAACATCGCCAAGTTCACCCTGATCATAAAAAACCATGTGAATGTTTTCGATATCCGTCGCCCCCTGACTGAAGCTGTGCGTAGCCGAGTCAGCCTGGAGAGCCCATTGGGGCACGCCGTCCTGCGTTTCCGTGTACTGAATTCTCT from Desulfuromonas sp. KJ2020 encodes the following:
- a CDS encoding TIGR04283 family arsenosugar biosynthesis glycosyltransferase encodes the protein MEHFPTADPVPQLSVIVPVYNEAATIPTLFSSFECQAGIQFEVILVDGGSADDTFAVGRKFAAAVPFACRVLRSQKGRASQLNAGARHATAPVLLFLHADSCFSHPLALAVGLKSLSAAWEHCGHRRLAGRFSLRFLRQKNKPHQGYFYYEAKARLNRPQCIHGDQGFMMAADFFAELGRFDENLPLLEDTHLADRVLAVGQWLLFSADILTSARRFETEGLVARQCLNALTVNFAMVGFDAFFDKAADIYRTHDQSRSLKLGPFFSLVHQLMRQQSIRRQLGIWYRTGKYVRSQGWQLAFWVDVRRAFKRGVSLQEIRTPFLQRFDRVWDPLTDHPLGNALATLLTAIGFYLVFAWLTMTKSRFSSGRSR
- the metK gene encoding methionine adenosyltransferase, with product MPMTDFLFTSESVSEGHPDKVADQISDAILDAILSQDTKARVACETLVTTGMAMIAGEITTSAYVDMPQIVRNTIKEIGYDDSSMGFDYETCAVLTSIDRQSPDISQGVTEGEGLFKDQGAGDQGLMFGYACDETAELMPMPIMFAHRLTKRLADVRKGKMVSFLRPDSKSQVSIQYINDKPIRVDSVVISSQHTPDVSYDTLREFIMEEVIKPIIPGELLDEKTKYFINPTGRFVVGGPMGDCGLTGRKIIVDTYGGQGSHGGGAFSGKDPSKVDRSASYMARYVAKNVVAAGLASKCEVQLAYAIGVAEPVSVMINTFGTGKIPSNDIARIVQEEFDMRPAGIIKTLDLLRPIYRKTAAYGHFGRELPEFSWEKTDRVDSLRKRAGR
- the ptsP gene encoding phosphoenolpyruvate--protein phosphotransferase — translated: MTASEKTDLLQDTMLIGIGASPGIAIGETYMVNRARMSAVERTIDEESVDQQIAAFMAAVNLSKKQLEEVKQSVTDRDLSEHIYIIDTHLMILEDQMLLDETRKLIREEKINAEGALKRTLDKFRKVFETIDDEYLRERRSDMDFVGERLLRNLLGEHQQSLKDIDRKVVVIAHDLSPADTMQMDKSKIVGFVTDVGGRTSHTAILARSMGIPAVVGLENVTSFVPGGTPVIIDGTAGIMILHPSEDLFKEYLRKKQIFEYQERELLNYRDLPAITLDGHRVALRGNVEISEEVPLALQQGAEGIGLYRSEFLYMNRLVPPSEVEQVEAYRDIVEQMKPQVVTIRTLDVGGDKFVPEINLSDESNPAMGLRAIRFSLKERRLFKTQLRAILRTSAFGKVRIMFPMISGVAEIRTCKSCLEEAKAELVAEGVPFDEHILVGIMIETPSAALIAHLLAREVDFFSIGTNDLIQYCLAVDRSNEHVAYLYEPLHPAVLEGIRMICAAAKAADIEIGMCGEMAGEPMYALVLLGFGFTELSMNAPGIPRVKRILRQVRRDDGEKLLHNLMKLSTASEVKQHLEEVMTRRFPDLFEQKAF
- a CDS encoding HPr family phosphocarrier protein; amino-acid sequence: MDGKEFRIRNRLGLHARAAAQLVQTANQFKSEITVRKDDLEVNGKSIMGLLMLAAPQGSTIYVSADGADEADAMTAIGKLIDDGFGED
- a CDS encoding PTS system mannose/fructose/sorbose family transporter subunit IID; its protein translation is MNHKLPAKIIAQILPRLFLLQASWNFERLQSLGALYVMAPGLRFLYQGQELSMAFQRHLSYFNTHPYMASPVLGAALALEEAGTCGQDSMLGVGEFKEMTMAPYAAMGDALFWGALRPLAAAVSLFFAIKGSLWAPVVFLLLFNTPHLWMRVGGFFRGYRSGLQVVEILQKRSLPDLALRIKEATVVLLGGLTAFLSFQLMEKEEIFPLWGFGILAAVGGVAWMIHRRASILFMVMFGVFLLIVMAWFGS
- a CDS encoding PTS sugar transporter subunit IIC; protein product: MPIDKIILACLVAIFAGIDRTAMWQFMLSRPIVAAPLTGVLLGDPEAGLLVGVLVELLWLGRLPVGAAIPPDDTQVAVAATALAAISGPLQGYEGPTLAILATIVTLPLGKVGQLFDRAARHGNGRLLTKAEEAVAEGRVDEIEGFHLRGLGNFALAALATFVVLFVAGTVLMTWLGPLVSPLIDRSVIWWIVTFPCIGAGAIIGTINVTRKATLFTASFVTVYLTLWLL
- a CDS encoding PTS sugar transporter subunit IIB; the encoded protein is MSIVLARIDNRLIHGQVLESWVPATRADCIVVASDSLPEQPFQKMLMKAAVPKNIRVEIETVEAAVRLLASDDLAGKRVMILFANSADSRHAHELGMVFTELNLGNMHGGTGKFRVTCTLALNDEDIENLRSLEQDGIDIVSQCFPSDRKQRWDKLVRASIK
- a CDS encoding PTS sugar transporter subunit IIA translates to MVGLVIATHSNLAEEFIRAAEMIIGPVKNVMAICIQQTDSVETIRERIGRAIETVGGDGDGVLVMTDMFGGTPANMAISFLEKDRVDVLTGVNLPMIIKLLNSQESVPFHELGAMLRAYGQQSIYLASDMLS
- the rapZ gene encoding RNase adapter RapZ: MRLIIITGMSGSGKSTAARALEDDGFFVVDNLPPVMLPKFLEVTQEERTDAQGIAVVMDVRSRSFLHGCERVLASMAQQGHEVEILFFDATDEMLVRRYSETRRRHPMSLNGGVQEGILRERMLLDPLRKLSTTLIDTTQLSPHQLRDKVINAVCGHEGSSPLAVCLQSFGFRYGIPPGSDLVIDVRFLPNPHFVRDLRPFTGKDAAVQEFVLNQPSCQEFLQRFTGLLEFLLPQYRSEGKSYLTLSIGCTGGRHRSVTLVEALRSVFDIEGISLEVVHRDIAKG